The window CTGACCTTTTCTTGATGAAAATATGTAGCAGAGCAGCCCCATAAAACACAAACTGGGATATCAAAATCAGAATGGCTACGAAGCCATTAGCAAGGAAATAGCAGACAACTGAGACAATGGTGAAGCTAGCAAATGAAGGAGATGGTTGAGAAATCCAAAATCCAACTAGTAAGGAGAGACCGATTGGCACAATAGCAAGGTAGATAAATGGTACTGGGAATCTCAAATTGGACTCTAGTGCCTTCAACATCGAGGGTATGGGTAGATTACGATCCCATGCACATGCTTGCCGCATCAGTGCGAAAAAGATAACAACAATGGAGAGACCAATAATCTGCAAGACAACAGCCCTATAACATGATCAAAAATCAATTCCTTTTCATCTGTTGCAAATTCCAATTTGAGTAAAAAAAAAAGTCTCTTTATTCCTTTGTTAAACTACTTATAAAGCTTTTTTTTTATTAAAAAAAAAAGACTTTTTCACCAACATTCTAACCTGATTGATCCAACCTGCCCATCAACTAAGTGCAAATTTCTCTCAAATATTGAATGGGTTCAATGTCTGACCAACCCCCAGAATTAAATGGTTCATAAGTGAATATTAAGGCTCGAACCTAGCCCTCAGTCCCTTACCACTAAGCGATATACGCCCATTGTTCCAATTCAACATACATTATATTCATTCAGTATTGATTTTGCATGTTTAGGTTCAACAAATGGAAACTGTCACTAGATCCTGTAAATGGGAGATGGGACAGGTTACAGAAGTGAATCGCATTTTGAAATAATCACATGCCTGTTGTCCACTCATCTATATGTATATGATAGTTCACATTAAATAACTCCAGATACTATACAGCAATGTTTAGCTCAAAGGTTATAATTATATCTCAAAGGTTTAATATATATAGCGATTTCTAGGTACAAGTGTACTTAAAATCAGAATTTGGCAGCATAACATAAGAACAACTAAATATAAATAATATGGACCCTTTCAGTCAAATCTCTATAATTTCCTACACCCCTCAAACCCATCAGCATATCACTTTATAAGCATAAAGAACAAAAGAAACTGAAGAAACACAGCTGAGATCCAGAAATATCTTGAAGTGAGCTGTTGGAAGTCATTACCTGTGAATTATACACAAGCAAAAACCTACTGGCGACTGCAATTACAGAAACTGTCATCTCACTCCTATATGAACAATGTGGATCTACCTGAAGTGAAGCAGTGTACGAAAATGTAAAAACCTTAGCCTTTCAACAATAGGAAGAAATCATACAAAATAAAATAAATAAATAAATAAATAAATAATCTGTTCTTGCTTAAATAGAACTTATAAGTTAGCAATGTCTTCTGTCAATATCATAAGATAAAGTAACTGAACTCTGAAAGTAGAGGTGAAAACTTACCACCAACATAACGGAGGTTTTCTCCGAACTTCTAGGTGAACTCCAAAGTGATGGTGATGAATCAACAACAATTGTGTCGCTATACAAATTTCTGAATACATGCAGACCTGATGTTTCATCCCAAGCAAATGCAACCGGTGGGAAACAGCGAAGCTTGCAGAGCTCTGTAATATGGAGAAAGAACAAGCTTAGTCATACAAGAGAAACCATTTATGTCAACATTCTTTAATCAATGACGATATACGAACCAAAGATATAAAACATAATAGAGGTACAAGTTATAAAACCACTAACTGCTGTTATCCGTATCTCCAGCCTGTTCATCTGGAAGTCCAGAACTCTTTATTCCACAACCTGCGGTCTTCAAAGAGAATATTACAGGCAGAAGGCCTAAGCTACTTGTGAATGATAGATTTAAAGCAAGGGGATGATCTTCCTTCCAAGATAAATCCTGCATAGCAACACAGGTCATGATCAGTCAAACAAATAATCAGATAAGTGACAGCTTAAGTTCCTACAATTTCCAAATTCAGAATCACCAAGTCGACAAAATATTAACCTTGTGAGAATAACCAGACACCGGAGGTGACCAAGGAGAGATATCTCTCTCCCCTTCCTCTGGATTGAAAAACTGACCAACAGCCATGGAAACTGCTGGTGGAGGTCTACCTGAAATACTCTGATTACAAAATTGTCGACCGTCATGTACAAAACCCAATACAGTTGAAATATCACATCGAACAACAAAGAACAAAAGGTTTGAGTAATTGAGGATGAGAAACACAGGCAGCCTTCAGACAAGACTAATAACTAAAGTCATAACAGAACGACTAAATTCACTTAAAATGTAGTATGGAGGCCCGGAGGGATTGCAGTTCAGCTTTTACTCTGAAAATGACAGTATGAAATAGTGGAGAATTTAAAATCGCCCATTGCTATAATAGAAACCAGAAGAACTTCATTGTGCAGTTATTGTTTTGAACTTCATTGCTATAATATACTCAATTACTCACTTCATGTACTCCAGATCTATGCTTACAACACACAGGCCAAAACATATTTCAATGTCTTGAAAAAGAAAAAAGAATTAAAATTTTGATTTCAAACAAAAGAAAAATCTTTCGGAAAACTGAACAGACTTGTCAAAAAAAAAAACAGTCTAGCACATAACAAGGGAAACAATAAGACAAAATTCAATCCAATCAGACTCGTTTGAAGCATAAAAGTTAAGACAATACCGGACGTGGTGCAACTGAGATGGTCAGGAATCTGAAACCACGCATATCCTGCGGTCCTAAGAGGAGTATAGCTGAAGGGGGAGCTTGCTCTGTTTGGCTTCCTGGTTCAATCTAATAAGATAGAGCATATCCAAAAATCAAGGCATGCCGATGAATTCAGCAAAAAAATGTGCCAAAGGAATCATTCTTAGTAAAAAAAAAAAAGGCTGAGTAGCAGCTTAATCAGTGTATAACAAAATTCACTTGAAACAAGGAAAAAGTCCACTTCAAATCTGAACACTCATATTTAAATATGATGAAAAAAATCTACTCACAGATATAATAAGCCAATAACCCATGAAAACTGTAATGAAGCAACATTCAGTACCTGTCTTGGTGCTGGTCCTGATGGAATGAGCACCATCCTCGATGTCACCTCAAGGATCCTTTTACATACAGGCAACTCTGAAGTTGAGTTTCCTTTTTCAGGCCATAGATGAAGTCTAACCCCAGAACATGGAGCAAGGTTGGTCACTAACATGAAGTGACTTCTTCCATTGGTTCCCTGCACAAATAGATTAAAGTCTGAGAACTATCAGGGATACAAAATGCAAAGTACAAAGAAAATCAACAAGAGCTAGCCGTCATACGAACAACTGAATAGGAAAATGAACATATCAAGGTAAATACTAATTCAACAAGCTTCAAAAGCACTACGAGGCCAATAAATCAAATTTAACCCCCTCAACTTATAACGACAAATCAATGGTACAGACCATATTTATTTCAAACAAAGTTGTGCATGCACAATATAAAAACTAATTTCAGAACCCTTTTATAAGGTCAACTATGGGCAAAAGAGGGTTGGGGAAAGAGAGGATTACAATGAATTTAAGGAATCATGAATGAAACTAAGCTTGAAAGTAACTTCAGAACAGTTCCCATATCACTATCAAGATGGTGGTTTGCTGATGCTAACCAGTTTTCGAATGTCCAACCACCGTCTTCGACCATCCATGGCTAAAACAGTGACGGTGGTTGTCTGGATATATAAGTCCCTCTCAAGGCCATCATCACTCCAATGAACATTGCTAGGACAAGCATCAGAGATGATCAGTGATTCTGCAGTTGTACAGTTTATAAAATGAATACATTAGCATTGTCAAGAACCTTGTACATCCTTTTTAGCACTACTGCCACGGGATCTATAAAATATCCCAAGGGTTTTAACAAACCATAAAGAACAATATGATGGAGTTTCCACAACAATACAAAATGCCATCATCTATTACCAGTTCTGTCTTTCACGTCTCTAGTTGGAGCATGTATTGACTGTTGAGACAATCGTGATTGCGTCCTCCAATTGAAACTTTGTGGTATCGCACTACGAAGCATTTTTGAAAAGATTGAAAGTCTTATTCTTGTGTCAGAGAAAGGCTGGCCTGTTCTGGGATCTGCCAAACTAAGGAGAGTGTGTGATACCTGGACAAGAGCATATATGTTATTATATTCCGCCTGCATATAATTGAATCTGGTTTCCAAACCTGACTTTCACTTACTTGGATAACTAATTGATTGCACCATAAGATAACTTGATGTTCCATGGATAACCAAACATTTTTCATGCTGGTACTACTGATCATAAAACCATGGGTAGGCGGCACAATGCCATCAAGGGATTCATACTTGGTCCTTACCTGAAGACAAAAACAAGAGTAAAAACACCCACAAAGTAAGGGTACATAGCAAGAACAGTTGTATACACAGTGTATCTGCATGCATATGATGTAAAAACAGTAAATAATTAAAAGATACTGCATACACCCATACTAACACTAGTACAGATATAAACCACTTCAGCAAATTATGAATATGCCACATTTAGTGCAACTCTTCAATTATAGTATGCAAGACATGTGTCAACATAGGTACCTGGTAATCATTATAACCACCAGAAATAGATATGACAACAACATTGGAGAGAACAGGATCAGACAAGTAGTGTCCTGCTGCAGTTGTTTGGACCTCGTATCCCTTTCTCCATTCTCGATTAATGTGTCTAAAGTAGTGACCGAAGGAAGGCTGTAGCGCCACAGGAGGGTATCTGGATGAAAGAGGTAAAACTCATCAAAATAAGTTATGTCATCACTGAGAACACAAGACATTGTATGAGCCGCAATACTCACTGGTGTGGGCTGGAAAGTGTAAGAATTGTTTCAACTGCTGACTTTCTCAAATGAGGGTCGATAACTGCAGCTCTAGCAACAAAACCACCCATAGAATGACCAACCAATATAACACTTTTTGGCAAAGTCGCAGAGGTTGCAGCTCCTTCCTTTTCTCTAGCCTTGAAAGATTCCTCGTACTGATCCAAAATCTGCATGCGTGGTTGTAGCCTTGCAGATTAAATATAATGAGAACTGGAAACATATGAAAGCAAAATTTTCTTCTAAAAACTAAACAAACCACAAGCAACAAGATGTTGCTTCCCCAAAAGGAAAGTATTGACAGGGTAAAAATCCAACACTGAGAAATGCATGTCATATTTAAGTGCTGTAGTTTAAGACTCTATCTCGCGATGCAATTTCAAAGAAAATAGTATGAACTCAATGACCAAGCATTGAGAGCTTCCAATTATACATGCGATCTAGTAGTTTCTCTATGAGAGTGAGAGAGAGAAAGAGAAACCAACCCTGTGAATGCAGCGGACAACATAGCTTGCCTGTTGTTCAAGTACACCGCTATCCAAAGCAGAGTGTTCACCTTCAAGATCCACAGCGAACCAGTCCAACCTCGAATCGTATTGACTCGGCAACTCATAACCGCCTACATCCCTATCCTCCTCCCCTCCCTCTTCCGGAGTCAACCAAGCTTCTCGATAATACGTACGCTCAAGTGGACCTGCCTGATACGCCCTATCAGATTCCGCCGCCAATGACCTCACCTGTAAATCACAAAAATCCACAAATGCTAAGCTTTTACCACACAAAAACACACACACATACAGCATTATACAGCTAAACCTGACCTTACCTGCTTATAGCTCCCGCCGTTCCCCGGAATAAAAAGCACCGGAACACCGCTGAGCTTCCGAACATGCTCCTTGAAATCGATCGCCTTCCATCCCTCGTGGTACAGATACAAGCCGTACTTCGCCGGCGCTGAATCAGAGCTACTGAACTGTATCGGAATATACGTCGGATACATGTACGTCATGTTACACCCGTTCGAAACCGGCTTCAACAAGCCATAGATTCCGGCGAGGACGACGCCGAGCACGAGAACAATGAGCAGTGCTATTCTGGACTTGGCTCTCAGCCCTAGCACCACCTCCATCCCTCCTCAACCGCTCGAAATTCTCCGCAGCATTCAAAATCGAAAATCCCTATAAGGAAACAGTAAATTGAGCTAGTAGAGAAGCATTGAATTCTACTGAGATCCGTTACGGAAGTAAATTGAGCTACTAGAGAAGCAGCATGGAAGCTGAAGAAGAAGGAAAATGCTTACGTGTGCAATGACGCAGTAGATCTGAGACGAAGCGGTGCGGAGGAAACGACGTCGTGTTGACTGACCGGAGATTGAAGGAGAGCTTTGGAAGTGAATCAGAGAGAGTAGCAGAGTTGGCGCATCGCACTAGTCCAAAACTGGAAATCAAGTTATATAGTGGCGGTTTGGCGGGTCGGGTCGGGTTGGGGTAATTTCCGGTGTTACTGGAGTGTGTATAGATTCGAGGAGCCGCAGAAACTGGAGATGGAGTGAAAGTTAATAAATAGATCGTCTAATTTTTCCTTAAAAAAAAAAAAGCGGTAAATTCTTATTGTTACACTTCAATTAATTATTGGTAGAAATTTTGAGTTACTACAAATAAATAATTCAAATGATTTTATCATTCATTATGTTAGTAGTTGAGTAATGAAATGAAAACGTACAACTCTAGCAAAGTGAGACTAGAAACATAAAAGATTGGCAGGTATAGTTATTTTCGAAATTAACTCTCCTAGAGATGCAAGTTGAACCAACATAATCATTTAACATAGATTCTTGAGTTGGGAGGATACCACTCGATTAATCTCAATACTTCAAAGACATTTATGTGCTTTGTGTTGAGATATTTTATGTTAATTATCAGAATAATATAAGTATTTCGAGAATATTGATTAATAGATTAAAAATAAGTTTACTTTTTACTTTAACAAAAGTAGACTCTCTAGATTCCAAAAGAGAAATGCTCAGAAAATAAAAATGAACACAATCATTTCTAGCACAGACATCAATTCAATCATTTTCAGCTGAGAAAGGCACCTAATTGAATTGGCAACTATACTTTGGTTTAAAAAAAATTTGCACAGGCTAACCAAGTCT of the Fragaria vesca subsp. vesca linkage group LG6, FraVesHawaii_1.0, whole genome shotgun sequence genome contains:
- the LOC101294782 gene encoding uncharacterized protein LOC101294782, yielding MEVVLGLRAKSRIALLIVLVLGVVLAGIYGLLKPVSNGCNMTYMYPTYIPIQFSSSDSAPAKYGLYLYHEGWKAIDFKEHVRKLSGVPVLFIPGNGGSYKQVRSLAAESDRAYQAGPLERTYYREAWLTPEEGGEEDRDVGGYELPSQYDSRLDWFAVDLEGEHSALDSGVLEQQASYVVRCIHRILDQYEESFKAREKEGAATSATLPKSVILVGHSMGGFVARAAVIDPHLRKSAVETILTLSSPHQYPPVALQPSFGHYFRHINREWRKGYEVQTTAAGHYLSDPVLSNVVVISISGGYNDYQVRTKYESLDGIVPPTHGFMISSTSMKNVWLSMEHQVILWCNQLVIQVSHTLLSLADPRTGQPFSDTRIRLSIFSKMLRSAIPQSFNWRTQSRLSQQSILIISDACPSNVHWSDDGLERDLYIQTTTVTVLAMDGRRRWLDIRKLGTNGRSHFMLVTNLAPCSGVRLHLWPEKGNSTSELPVCKRILEVTSRMVLIPSGPAPRQIEPGSQTEQAPPSAILLLGPQDMRGFRFLTISVAPRPSISGRPPPAVSMAVGQFFNPEEGERDISPWSPPVSGYSHKDLSWKEDHPLALNLSFTSSLGLLPVIFSLKTAGCGIKSSGLPDEQAGDTDNSKLCKLRCFPPVAFAWDETSGLHVFRNLYSDTIVVDSSPSLWSSPRSSEKTSVMLVVDPHCSYRSEMTVSVIAVASRFLLVYNSQIIGLSIVVIFFALMRQACAWDRNLPIPSMLKALESNLRFPVPFIYLAIVPIGLSLLVGFWISQPSPSFASFTIVSVVCYFLANGFVAILILISQFVFYGAALLHIFIKKRFQLSGKSSQWFLNMSSGFCSWKVLRVIRANPLLVTALAAITLACLVHPALGLLVVLFYHALCCHTALCSYLTASFRSHARRHESFDYKKDGNDGSDKLIFKRDGLSNQNFPSEDTCSNSPDSSKSFGETQLEIFHHRHGLFILHLIAALMFGPSFVTCLERIGTDHSFPWVLDSALSTGVILHGIFTSNPQFNSFLVSFPPIRNLEVRMHLLYLFAGYYSYLSSLALAPYREFCVMAFVGYSSIGLTVLQRWNKWKGDAHFVSRKHSHRH